A part of Prolixibacteraceae bacterium genomic DNA contains:
- a CDS encoding HDIG domain-containing protein, with the protein MENKPHPFGHKVYILLICVSTIAMLFFAFPREKNFRYEYQEGKPWRHETLYAPFSFAIAKNKQELKEEERIAMKGYQPYFTLNDSVSDKNIRYLKEDIRGLIGFNSVEESWFVAVLDSVYRRGVLEQVIVNNGLLDSISDVSILRDRVVQPQPVGRLYSLKDAFQHISQKWKQYDRPGKRSSLLVSSLNPSKYIETNLFYEKEVSKKAKIELLASISHTRGMVQEGERIVAQGDLITPQIYNILESMQSSIKEVGGMNVNNMLVSLGMLLFITILVTLLILYIYDFYPEISENIKQVLYLFVLVVIAVVSARLISQVPDLNLYLFPVSIFAILAYSFLGRRIAIFTNTILVVMIGYFAPNGYEYLFLQFIAGTAAVMSLRTLKKRGHWVLTSLVVFMTFLVGYIAISLIQDGNISAVNWSMIKWFFLHALLVNLAQPLAYVSEKAFGFMSDFTLLELSNINQQPLLRKLSNEAPGTFQHSNQVANLSERAAMEIEADANLARAGALYHDIGKMIHPTFYTENQVGGVNPHDRLSPEESAKIIIGHVTGGMELAKKHNLPKPIADFITSHHGTGVTGYFYVMSKNNADDGVLIDKSKFSYPGPNPVTKEQAVVMFSDAIEAASRSLTDKSEENLKKLIDQIFDSKIEMGQLDHAPITFAQITALKRCYLDQLVNVYHSRIAYPKEKKKS; encoded by the coding sequence ATGGAAAACAAACCACATCCTTTTGGGCATAAAGTGTATATTCTTTTGATCTGTGTGTCGACCATTGCTATGCTTTTCTTTGCTTTTCCTCGTGAAAAGAACTTTCGATATGAATATCAAGAAGGAAAGCCATGGCGTCATGAAACATTGTATGCACCTTTTAGTTTTGCCATTGCGAAAAACAAGCAAGAGCTAAAGGAGGAGGAGCGTATTGCAATGAAGGGCTATCAGCCTTATTTTACACTGAATGATAGTGTTTCTGATAAAAATATCAGGTATCTCAAGGAAGATATCCGAGGATTGATTGGTTTTAATTCCGTTGAGGAGTCATGGTTTGTTGCTGTGCTCGATTCTGTATATCGAAGAGGTGTGTTAGAGCAGGTAATCGTTAATAATGGTTTATTGGATAGTATTTCAGATGTATCGATTCTTAGAGATCGAGTGGTGCAGCCCCAGCCGGTTGGTCGTTTGTACTCATTGAAAGATGCATTTCAACATATTTCTCAGAAGTGGAAGCAGTACGATCGGCCAGGAAAACGTTCATCTCTATTGGTTTCGTCATTGAATCCTTCAAAATATATCGAGACAAATCTTTTTTATGAGAAGGAAGTTTCTAAGAAAGCTAAGATTGAGTTGCTAGCCTCAATTTCTCATACCAGAGGGATGGTTCAAGAAGGAGAGCGAATTGTTGCGCAAGGAGATTTAATAACCCCTCAGATATATAATATATTGGAGTCGATGCAGTCGAGTATCAAAGAGGTTGGAGGAATGAATGTCAATAACATGCTGGTCTCTTTGGGGATGCTCCTTTTTATAACTATTCTGGTAACCCTTCTTATTCTGTATATATATGATTTTTATCCAGAGATAAGTGAGAATATAAAACAGGTCTTATATCTTTTTGTTTTAGTGGTTATAGCAGTGGTGTCTGCTCGACTTATTAGCCAAGTTCCAGATCTTAACTTGTATCTTTTCCCAGTCTCTATTTTTGCTATTTTGGCTTACTCTTTTCTTGGGCGTAGAATAGCCATTTTTACGAACACTATTTTAGTGGTCATGATCGGTTATTTTGCTCCGAATGGATATGAGTATCTGTTTTTGCAATTTATTGCTGGTACGGCAGCTGTTATGTCTTTAAGGACATTAAAGAAAAGAGGGCATTGGGTACTGACCTCACTGGTTGTCTTTATGACGTTCTTGGTTGGATACATTGCGATCTCATTAATTCAAGATGGAAATATATCGGCGGTAAACTGGTCGATGATCAAGTGGTTTTTTCTACATGCTCTATTGGTTAATTTGGCTCAGCCCCTTGCTTATGTGTCAGAAAAAGCATTTGGTTTTATGTCTGATTTTACTCTGTTGGAGTTGTCAAATATTAACCAGCAGCCTTTATTGAGAAAGTTGTCTAATGAAGCTCCTGGTACTTTTCAGCATTCTAATCAAGTGGCGAACTTATCAGAGAGGGCAGCTATGGAGATCGAAGCAGATGCTAATTTAGCAAGGGCAGGTGCCTTGTATCATGATATTGGAAAAATGATTCATCCTACCTTTTATACCGAAAATCAAGTGGGTGGTGTGAATCCTCACGATCGATTATCTCCGGAAGAGAGTGCTAAGATCATTATTGGACATGTGACTGGTGGTATGGAGTTGGCAAAAAAACATAATCTTCCAAAGCCAATTGCTGATTTTATAACTTCACATCATGGTACGGGGGTGACAGGGTATTTTTATGTGATGAGCAAAAACAATGCAGATGATGGCGTTTTAATTGATAAATCGAAGTTCTCCTATCCTGGTCCTAATCCTGTGACAAAAGAGCAAGCTGTGGTCATGTTCTCTGATGCAATAGAGGCAGCCTCTAGGAGCTTGACAGATAAGAGTGAAGAGAATTTAAAGAAGTTGATTGATCAGATCTTCGATAGTAAGATAGAGATGGGACAGTTGGATCATGCACCCATTACTTTTGCGCAAATAACAGCTCTAAAACGATGTTATTTAGACCAACTTGTAAATGTTTATCACTCTAGGATTGCCTATCCTAAGGAGAAAAAGAAGTCTTAA
- a CDS encoding C40 family peptidase: protein MNKFGTINCSNISIYKNHNFQSEVVSEVLWGEPFTITESNISWSKIKLLFDQYEGWIPTPNIVYINKESANILDQNQIPVHSFSLHHKITNIDPTKDIHIHLPLGAMIHESSRKQPSLQRIILHMIGVSYKWGGRCSYGIDCSGFTQLLYKFLRIRLPRDAKDQAKVGMTVPFGEHKFGDLAFFGKDEQNITHVGFIESEQMLVHASGVVQKELLTEQGIFNNQGTQTHHLLLIKRIK from the coding sequence ATGAACAAATTTGGAACAATCAACTGTAGCAATATCTCCATCTATAAAAATCACAATTTCCAAAGTGAAGTCGTATCCGAAGTGTTATGGGGTGAACCTTTTACAATCACTGAGAGCAATATATCTTGGTCCAAAATAAAGCTTCTATTTGATCAGTATGAAGGATGGATACCAACTCCGAATATTGTCTATATCAACAAAGAATCGGCCAATATATTAGATCAAAATCAAATCCCTGTTCACTCTTTTTCTCTTCACCATAAAATCACAAATATTGACCCAACAAAAGATATTCACATTCATCTTCCTCTTGGTGCAATGATCCATGAATCGTCAAGAAAACAACCTTCCTTACAACGAATCATTCTCCATATGATTGGTGTTTCTTATAAATGGGGAGGCCGATGTTCCTATGGGATCGACTGTTCTGGCTTCACTCAATTACTTTACAAATTTCTTCGAATAAGATTGCCTAGAGATGCCAAAGATCAAGCTAAAGTTGGAATGACGGTCCCTTTTGGAGAACATAAGTTTGGCGACCTTGCCTTCTTTGGAAAAGATGAACAAAACATCACACATGTTGGTTTCATTGAAAGTGAACAAATGTTAGTACATGCTTCAGGCGTGGTACAAAAGGAGCTTTTAACAGAGCAAGGCATATTCAACAACCAAGGAACACAAACACATCACCTTCTGTTGATTAAAAGAATAAAATAG
- a CDS encoding NUDIX hydrolase gives MSFVYKYPRPAITVDTIVIAPRNQEMLILLIKRKDYPFQGSWALPGGFINMDELLIDAAARELSEETGISDVKLDQFYTFDAVLRDPRQRIISAVFHGELPEPVPVKGMDDALEAKWFPIISLPEMAFDHKEIIQKFVREKL, from the coding sequence ATGAGCTTTGTCTACAAATATCCTCGTCCTGCAATTACAGTAGACACAATTGTGATTGCACCACGAAACCAAGAGATGCTTATCCTTTTAATTAAAAGAAAGGACTATCCTTTTCAAGGGTCTTGGGCACTTCCTGGAGGGTTCATCAATATGGACGAACTTTTAATTGATGCTGCCGCTCGTGAACTCAGCGAAGAAACAGGTATATCAGATGTTAAGCTTGATCAATTTTACACTTTTGACGCTGTCCTTCGTGATCCTAGACAGCGTATTATCTCAGCGGTGTTCCATGGAGAACTACCAGAACCAGTACCAGTAAAAGGAATGGACGATGCACTTGAAGCCAAATGGTTTCCAATCATATCTCTTCCGGAGATGGCCTTCGACCATAAAGAGATCATACAAAAGTTTGTACGAGAAAAACTTTAA
- the pyk gene encoding pyruvate kinase → MKKHTKIVATISDRKCEPEFIRELHEAGMNVVRINTAHQMPEDTERVIKNIREVSDKIAILVDTKGPEIRTKNVENPIAVKAGDKVIVKGGEGESKDNVLYLDYAGIAKDVPTGSALLIDDGELELKVESVTEEGLVTVVCNDGAIKNRKSVNVPGVTITLPAITEKDKKFILWSAENDIDFIAHSFVRNAADVLAVQEILDSKNSSAKIIAKIENHDGVQNIDEILDHAYGVMVARGDLGIEVPAQKIPGIQRDLVRTCVSRKKPVIIATQMLHTMIENPRPTRAEVSDVANAIYQNTDAIMLSGETAYGDYPVEAVKVMTSIAQEVEAAQDRTNNLDVNIAPYQVPAFLAEAAVNAANKEELDVKAIVTDSMTGRTARYLSAFRCDKPVLAKCHTPNVMRELALSYGVYADVIKGRKNKDKLVKSVLKGLIEEGTLVKEDNVVYVGGSFGVGAGTTFMEIGSVDHLTSKNKKDQDAE, encoded by the coding sequence ATCAAGAAGCATACTAAAATTGTTGCGACAATTTCAGACAGAAAGTGCGAACCAGAATTTATTCGCGAACTACACGAAGCAGGTATGAACGTTGTGCGTATTAATACAGCACACCAAATGCCAGAGGATACTGAGCGTGTTATAAAGAACATCCGTGAGGTATCAGATAAGATTGCGATTTTGGTGGATACAAAAGGTCCTGAAATTCGCACAAAGAATGTCGAGAACCCAATTGCAGTGAAAGCTGGTGATAAGGTGATCGTAAAAGGAGGCGAAGGCGAGTCGAAAGACAACGTATTGTATCTTGACTATGCAGGTATCGCAAAAGACGTTCCTACTGGAAGTGCACTACTTATCGATGATGGTGAGCTAGAGTTGAAAGTAGAGAGCGTGACAGAAGAAGGACTTGTTACTGTTGTTTGTAATGATGGCGCGATCAAAAATCGTAAAAGTGTAAACGTACCAGGTGTAACGATTACTCTTCCAGCTATTACAGAGAAAGATAAGAAATTTATCTTGTGGTCAGCTGAGAATGATATTGATTTTATTGCACACTCTTTTGTACGTAATGCAGCAGATGTTTTAGCCGTACAAGAGATTCTTGATTCTAAAAATAGTAGCGCTAAGATTATCGCTAAGATTGAGAATCACGATGGTGTTCAAAATATCGATGAGATCCTAGACCATGCTTATGGTGTTATGGTTGCTCGTGGAGACTTGGGTATTGAAGTTCCAGCACAGAAGATTCCTGGAATCCAAAGAGACCTAGTTCGTACTTGTGTGTCAAGAAAGAAGCCTGTGATTATCGCAACGCAAATGCTTCACACAATGATCGAGAACCCACGTCCAACACGTGCAGAGGTAAGTGATGTTGCTAACGCAATTTACCAAAACACAGATGCTATCATGTTGTCAGGTGAGACTGCATACGGTGATTATCCTGTTGAGGCAGTGAAAGTGATGACTAGTATTGCACAAGAAGTTGAGGCAGCACAAGATCGTACGAATAATTTGGATGTAAATATTGCTCCTTATCAAGTTCCAGCATTTTTGGCAGAGGCTGCAGTAAATGCTGCTAATAAAGAGGAGTTGGATGTTAAGGCGATAGTAACAGATTCAATGACAGGTCGTACTGCACGTTACCTATCTGCTTTCCGTTGTGATAAGCCTGTATTGGCTAAGTGTCACACACCAAATGTAATGAGAGAGTTAGCTCTTTCTTATGGTGTTTATGCGGACGTAATCAAAGGTCGTAAGAACAAAGACAAATTGGTTAAGTCTGTACTAAAAGGATTGATTGAAGAAGGAACTCTTGTAAAAGAGGATAACGTTGTTTATGTTGGTGGTAGCTTCGGTGTAGGAGCTGGAACAACTTTCATGGAGATTGGTTCAGTGGATCATTTGACTAGCAAAAACAAAAAAGATCAAGATGCTGAGTAA
- a CDS encoding transporter has product MKKIILLVIGMILSLGLIAQEDSGMSAAAEANNPLAKIKAFNVQFNFLTDIAGTDAKMNMTNVRYAQPIGRFLLRGTLPIMNSTVDGAQQSGLGDLNLFATYLLKTGATNIGFGPMATFPTGTNSMGADQYQVGAAFIAYIAKNPRFQWGGLVTWNIGVGDRSDGMTTYYGQEIDKQMNFVAVQPFYFFQLGKGNYLRGAPIWTIDLQKEVYNFPIGIGIGKIVKIGNTVANFFIEPQYSVYTEGYGAPVFQIFSSINLQFN; this is encoded by the coding sequence ATGAAAAAAATAATTTTATTGGTCATTGGGATGATCTTATCATTAGGATTGATTGCACAAGAAGATTCAGGTATGTCAGCTGCAGCTGAAGCAAACAACCCATTGGCAAAGATTAAAGCTTTTAATGTACAGTTTAATTTTCTTACGGATATTGCAGGTACAGATGCAAAGATGAACATGACTAACGTGAGGTATGCACAACCGATTGGTCGTTTCTTATTAAGAGGGACCCTGCCTATCATGAATTCAACCGTTGATGGAGCACAACAATCTGGTTTGGGTGATCTGAATCTTTTTGCAACCTATTTGTTAAAAACGGGAGCTACAAATATTGGTTTTGGGCCGATGGCTACTTTCCCTACAGGAACCAATTCAATGGGAGCAGATCAATATCAAGTAGGAGCTGCTTTTATTGCATATATTGCTAAAAATCCAAGATTTCAATGGGGTGGTTTAGTGACATGGAATATTGGTGTAGGTGATCGCTCTGATGGTATGACTACATATTATGGACAGGAGATTGATAAGCAAATGAACTTTGTCGCAGTACAACCATTCTATTTCTTCCAATTGGGGAAAGGTAATTATTTAAGAGGAGCACCGATATGGACTATAGATTTACAGAAGGAGGTGTATAATTTTCCTATAGGTATAGGTATTGGTAAGATTGTTAAGATCGGTAATACGGTAGCAAACTTCTTTATCGAACCACAATATTCAGTGTATACAGAAGGTTATGGTGCACCCGTGTTTCAAATATTCTCGTCAATCAATTTGCAGTTTAATTAA
- a CDS encoding YgiQ family radical SAM protein has protein sequence MTLSNNNSWLPTSLKEIKERGWEDIDVIYFTGDAYVDHPSFAAAVIGRIMEDEGLKVAIIPQPNWTDDLRDFKKLGKPNLFFAVSGGNMDSMVNHYTANKRRRSNDAYTPDGRTNARPDYAAYTYVNILKELYPDVPVIVGGIEASLRRVTHYDYWSDKLRPGFLADAPADLLFYGMGEKSVREFISLVKRGVPVSSITNLPQTAFVRPIGEKYATQKKWETFELNSHQTCLEDKKKYAENFKNIEIQSNSWEAQKLIQKNHNTQIVINPPYAPLKGKELDAVHKLPFTRLPHPRYKKKGAIPAYDMIRHSVNIHRGCFGGCAFCTISAHQGKFIVSRSEESILQEIEEVTMMPDFKGTISDVGGPSANMYKMQGKNLDICRKCKKPSCIFPKICSNLDNDHSTLTNLYKKVRNVEGVKHAFIGSGIRYDMILGEQKDPKVKEKNLKYLEEVIKHHVSGRLKVAPEHTSDDVLNIMRKPSFDLFHELVPLFREVNKKNGLNQQLIPYFISSHPGCQLKDMADLAIQTKELDFKLEQVQDFTPTPMTVATVIYYSGFHPYTLKPVKTPKSSKDKLEQRQFFFWYDSKQKHKIESSLRKIQKTDWIPKLLGQKSDSAPNINHKSSAKPKKNVKKDKKRRR, from the coding sequence ATGACATTGAGCAATAATAATAGCTGGTTACCCACAAGCCTGAAAGAGATAAAAGAACGTGGATGGGAAGATATTGATGTGATCTATTTTACAGGGGATGCTTATGTGGACCATCCCTCTTTTGCTGCTGCAGTAATTGGTCGTATCATGGAAGATGAAGGGCTAAAAGTGGCCATTATTCCTCAACCTAATTGGACCGATGACCTACGAGATTTTAAGAAGTTAGGTAAACCCAATCTTTTCTTTGCCGTATCTGGTGGAAATATGGATTCAATGGTTAACCACTATACTGCCAATAAACGAAGAAGATCGAATGACGCATATACTCCCGATGGACGTACCAACGCTCGTCCTGACTATGCAGCATATACTTATGTTAATATACTAAAAGAACTCTATCCTGATGTGCCTGTTATCGTTGGAGGAATTGAAGCTTCTCTACGACGAGTTACACATTATGATTATTGGAGTGACAAATTACGTCCAGGATTCCTTGCGGATGCACCTGCCGATCTGCTTTTTTACGGGATGGGGGAAAAATCGGTTCGTGAATTTATCTCATTAGTAAAAAGAGGTGTTCCTGTCTCTTCGATCACCAACCTACCTCAAACGGCTTTTGTACGTCCAATTGGTGAAAAATATGCTACGCAGAAAAAATGGGAAACATTTGAACTAAACTCTCATCAAACCTGCCTGGAGGACAAGAAGAAATATGCTGAGAATTTCAAAAACATAGAGATTCAATCAAACAGTTGGGAAGCCCAGAAGCTGATTCAAAAAAATCACAACACCCAAATCGTCATTAACCCTCCTTATGCCCCGCTAAAAGGGAAAGAGTTAGATGCTGTACATAAACTTCCGTTTACAAGGCTACCCCATCCAAGATATAAAAAGAAAGGTGCCATACCAGCTTATGATATGATTAGACACTCCGTAAACATCCATCGTGGTTGTTTTGGAGGCTGTGCCTTCTGTACCATCAGTGCACATCAAGGGAAATTTATAGTATCTCGATCAGAAGAGTCTATTCTTCAAGAGATCGAAGAGGTTACGATGATGCCAGACTTCAAAGGAACGATATCTGATGTTGGAGGCCCTTCTGCTAACATGTACAAAATGCAAGGGAAAAACTTAGACATTTGTCGTAAATGTAAAAAGCCATCTTGTATATTCCCTAAAATATGTAGTAACCTCGATAATGATCACTCCACTCTAACCAACCTATATAAGAAGGTACGTAATGTGGAAGGAGTAAAACACGCTTTTATTGGTAGTGGGATACGTTACGACATGATCCTGGGTGAGCAGAAAGATCCTAAAGTAAAAGAGAAAAATCTTAAATATCTTGAGGAGGTCATTAAACACCATGTCTCAGGACGTCTTAAAGTGGCTCCAGAACACACCTCTGACGATGTGCTTAATATTATGAGGAAACCCTCTTTTGATCTGTTCCATGAGTTAGTTCCTCTATTTCGCGAGGTAAACAAAAAAAATGGTTTAAATCAACAACTTATTCCATATTTTATCTCTAGCCATCCAGGATGTCAACTGAAAGACATGGCAGATCTTGCAATCCAGACCAAAGAGTTAGATTTCAAACTAGAACAGGTACAAGATTTCACCCCTACACCAATGACAGTAGCAACGGTAATCTACTACTCTGGATTCCATCCATACACATTGAAACCTGTCAAAACACCGAAATCTAGTAAAGATAAATTAGAACAACGCCAATTCTTCTTTTGGTACGATTCGAAACAAAAACATAAAATTGAAAGTTCACTCAGAAAGATTCAAAAAACAGATTGGATACCCAAACTATTAGGGCAGAAGAGTGATTCTGCACCCAATATCAATCATAAAAGTAGTGCAAAGCCCAAGAAGAACGTAAAAAAAGACAAAAAGCGTAGAAGATAG